The nucleotide sequence ATCGTCCCAACATTCACATGCGGCTTCGTACGCTCGAACGTTTCCTTCGCCATGATCGTTTCTCCTGATTCCGTGAGAGGGGTCCGCTACTTGCGGACGAGCTCTTCCTGAATGGTCTTGGGGACTTCCGCGTAGTGGTCGAGGAACATCGTGAAGGTCGCGCGGCCCTGCGTGAGGCTCCGCAGGTCGGTGGCGTACCCGAACATCTCCGCGAGCGGGACGTGGGCGTTGACGACCTGGGCGTTGCCGCGCGGTTCCATGCCCTGAATCTGGCCGCGGCGCGAGTTGAGGTTGCCGATGACGTCGCCCATGTACTCCTCGGGCGTGACGACCTCGACGCGCATGACCGGCTCGAGGATCGCTGCGGCGCCCTTCTCCATGGCGTTGCGGACCGCCATCGAGGCGGCGATCTTGAACGCCATCTCGGAGCTGTCGACCTCGTGGTAGGAGCCGTCGTAGAGGGTGACCTTCATGTCGACGATCGGGAAGCCCAGGAGCGGGCCGTTCTGCATCGACTCCTCGACGCCCTTCTGCACCGCGGGGATGTAGTCCTTCGGGACGACCCCGCCGACGATGGCGTTCTCGAACTCGAAGCCCTCCCCGCGACCGCGCGGTTCGGCCTTGACCTTGACGTGCCCGTACTGGCCGCGCCCACCGGTCTGCCGCACGAACTTGCCCTCGACGTCCGCCGGGCGGGTGATCGTCTCGCGGTAGGCCACCTGCGGCGCGCCGACCGTCGCGTTCACCTTGAACTCGCGCTTGAGGCGGTCGACGATGATGTCGAGGTGCAGCTCGCCCATGCCCGAGATCTTCGTTTGCGCGGTCTCGGGGTCGGTCTCGACGCGGAACGTCGGGTCCTCCTCCGCGAGCTTCGCGAGGCCGTTGCTGAGCTTGTCCTGGTCCGCCTTCGAGGCCGGCTCGATGGCGACGGTGATGACCGGCTCGGGGATCTCGATCGATTCGAGCTCGATCGGCGCCCCCGGATCGGTGAGCGTGTCGCCGGTCGTCGTGTCCTTGAGGCCGATGACCGCCCCGAGGTCGCCGGCCGCGATGCGATCGACCTCCTCGCGGCTGTTGGCGTGCATCTTCAACAGGCGACCGATGCGCTCCTTCTTGCCCTTCGAGACGTTCAGCACGTAGCTGCCGGACTCGAGCGCACCGGAGTAGACGCGCACGAAGCTGAGCCGCCCGACGTACGGGTCGGTCGCGATCTTGAACGCCAGCGCGGAGGTCGGCGCGGTCTCGTCGGCGGGGCGGGACTCCTCCTCGCCCCCCTCGAGCACCCCGCGGATCGGCGGGACGTCGAGCGGGCTGGGCAGGAAGTACGTCACGGCGTCGAGGAGGCGCTGCACGCCCTTGTTCTTCAGCGCGGAGCCGCACATGACGGGGAACACCTCGAGCGAGATGACGCCCTTGCGGATCGCGGCCTTGAGCGTCTCGACGTCGGGCTCCTCGCCCTCGAGGTACGCCATGGCG is from Trueperaceae bacterium and encodes:
- the fusA gene encoding elongation factor G — its product is MATDTTTDLRRTRNIGIAAHIDAGKTTLTERILFYAGRIHKMGETHEGGSQMDWMEQEKERGITITSAATQCAWNDHRINIIDTPGHVDFTIEVERSMRVLDAAVAVFDASQGVEPQSETVWRQADRYQVPRIAFANKMDKTGADFQLVLDSMEERLDANAVPIQWPMGAEDAFEGVIDLIERRAYIYNDDLGQDIEVVDVPEAYAELAAEKRALMIEKLADADDEVAMAYLEGEEPDVETLKAAIRKGVISLEVFPVMCGSALKNKGVQRLLDAVTYFLPSPLDVPPIRGVLEGGEEESRPADETAPTSALAFKIATDPYVGRLSFVRVYSGALESGSYVLNVSKGKKERIGRLLKMHANSREEVDRIAAGDLGAVIGLKDTTTGDTLTDPGAPIELESIEIPEPVITVAIEPASKADQDKLSNGLAKLAEEDPTFRVETDPETAQTKISGMGELHLDIIVDRLKREFKVNATVGAPQVAYRETITRPADVEGKFVRQTGGRGQYGHVKVKAEPRGRGEGFEFENAIVGGVVPKDYIPAVQKGVEESMQNGPLLGFPIVDMKVTLYDGSYHEVDSSEMAFKIAASMAVRNAMEKGAAAILEPVMRVEVVTPEEYMGDVIGNLNSRRGQIQGMEPRGNAQVVNAHVPLAEMFGYATDLRSLTQGRATFTMFLDHYAEVPKTIQEELVRK